In the Ruminococcus sp. OA3 genome, one interval contains:
- a CDS encoding uroporphyrinogen decarboxylase family protein: MGRKKFDSSELEIIDYRKCGAMAIFKPLFGGDVPPEPVYNTPITPKENWRLAAAGKKPCWIPRGGWGFCDINVFRPRIHPDNVVTHIICDGEGDYPYTSNTMTSSWFGLEWVFVPHVGGATVKPGHPRVLDASCWDGYVSLPNLDDMDFAECGEKNKEFLNTPKMNQLGILSGFWERLMSLMDVEGAAVALIDEEQKGGVHRLFDALCNLYDAYIERMVKHCEIDCVLVHDDWGTQNGPFFSLDTCMEMIAPYLKRMVESAHKRGLLFELHSCGKMEKLVPAILEADVDIWCPQSINDFDWLVETYKEEPLIFGKQGIEVPQGLDDEEYRRLGRDWAAKYIDYHVCTATRGIPEAFTQGVYEYSRMAYQDAED; the protein is encoded by the coding sequence ATGGGCAGAAAAAAATTTGATAGCAGTGAACTGGAGATTATTGACTACAGGAAATGTGGAGCCATGGCTATTTTTAAACCGCTGTTCGGAGGAGATGTTCCGCCGGAACCGGTCTATAACACACCCATAACTCCAAAAGAAAACTGGAGACTTGCGGCAGCGGGCAAAAAGCCCTGCTGGATTCCCAGAGGAGGATGGGGGTTCTGTGATATCAATGTGTTCAGGCCCAGAATTCATCCCGACAATGTTGTGACGCATATCATATGTGACGGGGAAGGGGATTACCCGTATACTTCCAATACCATGACGAGCAGTTGGTTCGGGCTGGAATGGGTATTTGTGCCGCATGTGGGCGGGGCCACGGTCAAGCCGGGACATCCCAGGGTTCTGGATGCCTCCTGCTGGGATGGTTATGTGTCTCTGCCGAATCTGGACGATATGGACTTTGCAGAATGCGGAGAAAAAAATAAGGAGTTTCTGAATACGCCGAAGATGAACCAGCTGGGGATCCTGTCGGGATTCTGGGAGAGACTGATGTCCCTGATGGATGTGGAGGGTGCAGCCGTTGCTCTGATCGATGAGGAGCAAAAAGGCGGAGTACACCGGCTGTTTGACGCCCTGTGTAATCTGTATGATGCGTATATTGAACGCATGGTAAAGCACTGTGAGATCGACTGTGTGCTGGTTCACGATGACTGGGGAACACAGAACGGTCCGTTCTTCTCGCTGGATACCTGTATGGAGATGATTGCTCCTTATCTGAAGCGCATGGTGGAATCGGCTCACAAGCGCGGTCTGCTGTTCGAACTGCACAGCTGCGGAAAAATGGAGAAACTGGTGCCCGCCATTCTGGAGGCGGATGTGGATATCTGGTGTCCGCAGAGCATCAATGATTTTGACTGGCTGGTTGAGACCTATAAAGAGGAACCTCTGATCTTTGGTAAACAGGGAATCGAGGTGCCGCAGGGACTCGACGACGAGGAGTACCGCCGGCTTGGCAGAGACTGGGCGGCAAAATATATTGACTATCACGTGTGTACGGCGACCCGGGGGATTCCGGAAGCGTTTACGCAGGGTGTATATGAGTACAGCCGGATGGCTTATCAGGATGCGGAAGATTAA
- a CDS encoding helix-turn-helix domain-containing protein translates to MELTASLIYETLSATLCMERPDRSFQDIPLKGFLFYPSAAELSMQYLQIISYPTFVNLKDRSGYTWICLKNPEEKPLFHKDFDVIYVNEKISVFELANQLQQFRTQFDRFNSLLLRVQSGLQYAKELFDTASRLTNMEMALIDADYHYLVTTKDFYKVSNFPQTSSMTWEQVTEYNQEKEFKEAFSLHGVQNYSSGNPDQLLYYINIFLNRRYCARLVAKFKKLTFFDGKLSVIEALGDSITHAFSVESSSSPYSDSRHSLYRIVNHIIQGTVEDMHRYTAVLSSYGWEKEHRYQVIKFKFLEEDHFTISFDFIRMQVEALLKNSCFISNAAGIFCVRNLSLPGSEEPLPDNFKVFLRDTLCKIGISNPFTHIYDIQTFCSEADTALSIGDKRAPSFWYYYFSDFIYDYLKSQCVSQYPASELCHPAIRILKQYDTLHPHSCLILTLKALIEHKFNTSHTAEALFIHRTTCIYRLNKIIELTGIDFQNMKQLTHLMISFMIDESLHA, encoded by the coding sequence ATGGAACTCACTGCAAGTCTTATATATGAAACACTGTCAGCAACACTCTGCATGGAACGTCCGGACAGGTCTTTTCAGGACATTCCCCTGAAAGGATTTCTGTTTTATCCATCCGCTGCCGAGCTCAGCATGCAATACCTGCAGATCATCTCCTACCCCACATTTGTAAATTTGAAGGACCGCAGCGGTTATACATGGATATGCCTGAAGAATCCGGAGGAGAAACCACTCTTTCACAAAGATTTCGATGTCATTTATGTCAATGAAAAGATCTCCGTTTTTGAACTGGCCAATCAGCTTCAGCAGTTCCGGACACAGTTTGACCGTTTCAACAGCCTGCTGCTGAGGGTGCAATCCGGTCTGCAGTACGCCAAAGAACTGTTTGATACTGCTTCACGGCTGACGAATATGGAAATGGCCCTGATCGACGCCGATTATCATTATCTGGTCACGACGAAAGACTTCTACAAAGTGTCAAATTTCCCGCAGACCTCAAGTATGACCTGGGAACAGGTCACCGAATACAATCAGGAGAAAGAATTCAAAGAAGCGTTCTCACTCCACGGCGTTCAAAACTATTCGTCAGGCAATCCCGATCAGCTTCTGTACTATATCAACATCTTTTTAAACCGTAGATATTGCGCCAGGCTGGTGGCTAAATTTAAAAAGCTCACATTTTTCGACGGAAAACTCTCCGTGATTGAAGCGCTTGGCGACTCCATAACACATGCTTTCTCCGTTGAAAGCAGCTCCTCTCCCTATTCCGACAGCAGGCACAGTCTGTACCGTATCGTGAATCATATCATACAGGGAACTGTTGAGGACATGCACAGATACACTGCTGTACTCTCCTCGTATGGCTGGGAAAAGGAGCATCGTTATCAGGTGATCAAGTTTAAATTTCTGGAAGAGGATCATTTTACGATCTCTTTTGATTTTATTCGCATGCAGGTTGAGGCTCTGCTTAAAAACAGCTGTTTTATCAGTAATGCGGCGGGCATTTTCTGTGTACGGAATTTGTCACTGCCGGGAAGTGAAGAACCGCTTCCAGACAACTTCAAAGTGTTCCTGCGGGATACGTTATGCAAGATAGGCATCAGCAACCCTTTTACGCACATTTACGACATACAAACGTTCTGCAGTGAAGCAGATACGGCACTCTCCATCGGCGATAAGAGGGCGCCGTCATTTTGGTATTACTATTTCTCTGATTTTATATACGATTATCTGAAGTCCCAGTGTGTGTCCCAATATCCTGCATCTGAGCTCTGCCATCCGGCAATCCGTATCTTAAAGCAATATGATACCCTTCATCCGCACAGCTGCCTGATTCTGACGCTTAAAGCCCTGATCGAGCACAAATTTAATACTTCCCATACAGCAGAAGCACTGTTCATCCACCGGACGACGTGTATTTACCGCCTTAATAAGATCATCGAACTGACGGGAATTGATTTTCAAAATATGAAACAACTGACTCATCTGATGATTTCATTTATGATTGACGAATCACTGCACGCCTAG
- a CDS encoding AraC family transcriptional regulator yields the protein MRGWDERKVYVARHCHQDCFWGLGFQDGYLEFPVRDTSAITVLPWEDNISVKPHRHSYYEFALVTKGSCIHSYKGVKAPLVPGDVFLIEPHQEHSYEIQASVHIINCNFIAEGLGDDCNEVISGASRHRSASHMEEDTKRHWDELLRYVSLDEQEISQEVRQSYLNTQGIIHLESKEMEEVERLLWVMIDEQEKNGLNSGYAKAAYLQLILILFQRVQVQKNQRISRYSTQKKAMIYDALAYIEEHLDEKIDFEEISGNSFLSPSYFRAIFKDVTGLTPIEYLNRMRIVKSLEYLEMEQLSITDAAARVGIFDSNYYSRLFKKVMGYSPRYFKSIREKA from the coding sequence ATGCGGGGTTGGGACGAAAGAAAGGTTTATGTTGCCAGGCACTGTCATCAGGATTGTTTCTGGGGACTCGGGTTTCAGGATGGCTATCTGGAATTTCCTGTGCGTGATACTTCCGCCATAACAGTGCTGCCATGGGAAGACAATATATCTGTGAAGCCGCATCGGCATTCATATTATGAATTTGCGCTGGTAACAAAGGGATCCTGCATCCACAGCTATAAAGGTGTCAAGGCGCCTCTGGTGCCGGGGGATGTTTTTTTAATAGAGCCGCATCAGGAACACAGTTATGAGATTCAGGCATCGGTTCATATCATAAACTGCAATTTTATTGCCGAGGGGCTGGGAGATGACTGCAACGAGGTGATATCAGGGGCTTCCAGGCACAGATCTGCCAGTCATATGGAGGAGGATACAAAACGGCACTGGGATGAGCTGCTACGGTATGTCTCGCTGGATGAGCAGGAGATCAGCCAGGAGGTGCGGCAGTCATATCTGAACACACAGGGGATCATCCATCTGGAGAGCAAGGAGATGGAAGAGGTAGAGCGGCTGCTGTGGGTGATGATTGATGAGCAGGAAAAAAATGGACTCAATTCAGGGTATGCAAAAGCGGCGTATCTGCAGTTGATCCTGATCCTGTTTCAGCGGGTACAGGTGCAGAAAAATCAGCGGATCAGCAGATACTCCACTCAGAAAAAGGCGATGATCTATGATGCACTTGCCTATATAGAAGAACATCTGGATGAAAAAATAGATTTTGAAGAGATCTCCGGAAATTCATTTCTGAGCCCCAGCTATTTTCGGGCAATTTTTAAAGATGTGACAGGTTTGACACCGATCGAATATCTGAATCGTATGCGGATCGTCAAGTCGCTGGAGTATCTGGAGATGGAGCAGCTGTCCATTACAGACGCGGCTGCCAGAGTCGGGATCTTTGATTCCAACTACTATTCGCGTCTGTTCAAGAAAGTGATGGGATATTCGCCGCGTTATTTTAAGAGCATCCGGGAAAAGGCATAG
- a CDS encoding uroporphyrinogen decarboxylase family protein — MLTRKSFIAAMRGEKTDRVPLLMREGFEYWWEPRGKDEFKAGWMNDSGYRRLIQAVRESDAYILCQDQSFLFNRFMMSSTDRIKTVTKDVDHNTKDIFGELHTKKGVLKFRDSVFRNQCTQWIMEVPVTEVEQMEELLDTPFEINDETVAHAAREVRDTVERLDERVIYQFFVPSPIVTISRCMTFETFLELSLTERDLMMDALEEITRRQIKMVDAVAPKLPDQIVFWMGGSEQCTPPMMNPEAFDQLVEPYDSRVVKKIKEYGYAVGCHCHGKVRHAVEVMRRIGYDATEPVEPKPQGNVSMKEAFEITEGQLTLIGNLEWADLELASEEEIRRKVRALEEVRNERLIVASSAGPITTVTEKLVDNHLAWLDEYQKIFG; from the coding sequence ATGTTAACGAGAAAAAGTTTCATTGCGGCAATGCGGGGAGAAAAAACGGACAGGGTTCCACTGCTGATGCGGGAGGGGTTCGAGTACTGGTGGGAACCCAGGGGAAAAGATGAATTCAAAGCGGGCTGGATGAATGATTCCGGATACCGCAGGCTGATTCAGGCTGTCAGGGAGAGCGATGCCTACATACTTTGTCAGGATCAGTCTTTTCTGTTTAATCGTTTTATGATGTCAAGCACGGACAGAATTAAGACTGTGACGAAAGATGTGGATCATAATACAAAAGACATCTTCGGAGAGCTGCACACAAAAAAGGGTGTACTGAAATTCCGTGATTCCGTATTTCGAAACCAGTGTACCCAGTGGATCATGGAAGTTCCGGTCACAGAGGTGGAACAGATGGAAGAACTTCTGGATACGCCGTTTGAGATTAATGATGAAACGGTTGCACATGCTGCCCGGGAGGTGCGAGATACCGTGGAACGTCTTGATGAACGAGTGATCTATCAGTTTTTCGTGCCTTCACCGATCGTGACAATTTCGCGGTGTATGACGTTTGAAACATTCCTGGAGCTGTCACTGACAGAGCGGGATCTGATGATGGATGCACTGGAAGAGATCACCCGCAGACAGATAAAAATGGTAGATGCAGTTGCACCGAAACTGCCTGATCAGATTGTGTTCTGGATGGGAGGCTCTGAGCAGTGCACGCCTCCGATGATGAACCCTGAAGCATTTGACCAGCTGGTGGAACCATATGATTCCAGGGTCGTGAAAAAAATTAAAGAGTATGGATATGCGGTGGGATGCCATTGCCATGGCAAAGTACGCCATGCTGTCGAGGTCATGCGAAGGATCGGATATGACGCGACGGAGCCGGTGGAACCAAAACCACAGGGAAATGTATCAATGAAAGAAGCATTTGAGATCACAGAAGGACAGCTGACGCTGATCGGCAATCTGGAGTGGGCAGATCTGGAACTGGCATCAGAAGAGGAAATCCGCCGCAAAGTCAGAGCGCTGGAAGAGGTCAGGAATGAGCGCCTGATCGTAGCATCTTCTGCCGGTCCCATTACGACGGTGACGGAAAAGCTGGTTGACAACCATCTGGCGTGGCTGGATGAATATCAGAAAATATTTGGATAA
- a CDS encoding AraC family transcriptional regulator, with the protein MKPFGEAGILLKDSEYYINFPSDFAKENLFYTEQGGHYHLNRHYVTSRPLSNFRYFSFQYVVHGEMLIIIDGKEYLLHDHEIGVIDTSKAHLYAACKDTELLFVRFRGNRSPELVSRIHEYQHAYTPPHINRTHRALMDIAEGFIQQTPLYEEIISSHIHTILSDLLTLQHGSEAGRESVIDQSIHYIEANYYLPLTVQELAGMACLNASYFSEKFKSQTGITPKQYLIQTRLNAAKILLRDTDWSIREIADKTGFQSDAYFSNYFHNQFHKTPTEYRNLKIRGI; encoded by the coding sequence ATGAAACCTTTTGGCGAAGCCGGAATCCTGCTGAAAGATTCCGAATACTATATTAATTTCCCCTCTGATTTTGCTAAGGAAAATCTGTTTTATACCGAGCAGGGAGGGCATTATCATTTAAACAGGCATTACGTTACCTCTCGTCCTCTCTCTAACTTCCGCTATTTCTCTTTTCAATATGTGGTACACGGTGAAATGCTGATCATTATCGATGGGAAAGAATATCTGCTGCACGATCATGAGATCGGAGTCATCGACACCTCCAAGGCTCATCTGTATGCAGCATGCAAGGATACAGAATTGCTGTTTGTACGTTTTCGCGGCAATCGTTCTCCGGAGCTTGTCTCCCGTATTCACGAGTATCAGCACGCATATACGCCACCCCATATCAACCGCACACACCGCGCACTGATGGACATTGCAGAAGGATTCATTCAGCAGACACCGCTCTATGAGGAAATCATTTCCAGCCATATTCATACGATTTTGAGTGACCTGCTCACATTGCAGCACGGTTCAGAAGCCGGCAGGGAATCTGTGATTGATCAATCCATTCATTACATCGAGGCGAACTACTATCTGCCTTTGACCGTACAGGAGCTTGCCGGTATGGCCTGCCTGAACGCCAGTTATTTTTCAGAAAAGTTCAAAAGCCAGACAGGGATCACACCTAAGCAGTATCTGATCCAGACACGGCTGAACGCTGCAAAAATACTTCTCAGAGATACAGACTGGAGTATCCGGGAAATCGCTGACAAAACGGGGTTTCAGAGTGATGCTTATTTCTCAAACTATTTTCATAATCAGTTTCACAAAACACCTACCGAATACCGCAATCTTAAGATTCGCGGTATTTAA
- a CDS encoding DUF305 domain-containing protein has protein sequence MRSQQRFSDVARSYLCCYYEILKNMIDDMDGAQLTDSLSHNFIVQMIPHHRAAIEMSYNILQYTTCIPLQDIAIGIIEEQTMSIQNMLSILDRCAELRNSQQDLCRYHKSYQQITQTMFTHMQDACSTNNINADFIREMIPHHKGAISMSQNALQFDICPELVPILRAIIKSQQKGVCEMERLLRCI, from the coding sequence ATGCGTAGTCAGCAAAGGTTCAGTGATGTTGCCAGGTCTTATCTCTGCTGTTATTATGAAATACTGAAGAATATGATTGATGATATGGATGGTGCACAGCTCACTGACAGTCTCTCACACAACTTCATCGTCCAGATGATTCCGCACCACAGGGCTGCCATTGAAATGTCTTATAATATTCTGCAGTACACAACCTGTATACCATTACAGGATATCGCCATTGGTATCATAGAAGAACAGACCATGAGTATTCAGAATATGCTCAGTATTCTGGACCGTTGTGCTGAGCTTAGGAATTCACAGCAGGACTTGTGCCGTTATCACAAGAGTTATCAGCAAATTACGCAGACCATGTTCACACATATGCAGGATGCCTGCTCGACCAATAATATTAACGCCGATTTTATACGTGAAATGATTCCGCATCATAAAGGAGCGATCAGTATGTCTCAAAATGCACTGCAGTTCGACATCTGTCCGGAACTTGTGCCCATCCTACGAGCGATCATTAAGTCGCAGCAGAAAGGGGTATGTGAAATGGAACGGTTGCTCAGGTGTATATAA
- a CDS encoding sulfite exporter TauE/SafE family protein: MAFVLFAVSLLASAVGAVAGFGGGVIIKPVLDAFGILPVSTVSFLSGCTVLGMSAASLLRGRNDGVKLMVKTSTPLAAGAAVGGLIGKTLFDLVRRQFADENMLGFIQTALLLATTVMVLVYVIKKNRLRTLRVESIAVCLVIGVFLGTVSSFLGIGGGPVNVAVLFFFFSMDAKTAARNSIYIILFSQAFNLAAAIAKGNVPVFSGSSLVLMMAGGIAGAFAGAEISKRIDSRNVEILLYILMILIVGINCYNLAAFAMLSPF, encoded by the coding sequence ATGGCATTTGTCTTATTTGCAGTAAGCCTGCTCGCATCGGCAGTCGGTGCGGTAGCAGGATTTGGGGGAGGGGTTATCATAAAACCGGTGCTTGACGCATTTGGAATCCTACCTGTGAGCACGGTCAGTTTTCTGTCCGGCTGCACTGTGCTCGGTATGTCGGCGGCATCCCTGCTCAGAGGAAGGAATGACGGTGTGAAACTTATGGTTAAGACAAGTACACCGCTTGCCGCCGGTGCAGCTGTCGGGGGATTGATTGGGAAAACATTGTTTGACCTGGTACGCCGGCAGTTTGCAGATGAAAATATGCTGGGATTCATACAGACGGCACTGCTGCTGGCTACGACGGTCATGGTGCTGGTCTATGTAATAAAAAAGAACCGGCTGCGTACGCTGCGGGTGGAAAGTATTGCGGTGTGTCTGGTTATTGGTGTTTTTCTGGGCACAGTCTCTTCATTTCTCGGTATAGGAGGGGGGCCCGTCAATGTTGCGGTGCTGTTTTTTTTCTTTTCCATGGATGCAAAGACAGCAGCCAGGAATTCGATCTATATCATTCTGTTCTCGCAGGCCTTCAATCTGGCTGCGGCAATTGCAAAAGGAAATGTCCCCGTATTTTCCGGCAGCAGTCTGGTGCTGATGATGGCGGGCGGCATTGCCGGTGCCTTTGCAGGAGCGGAGATTTCGAAGCGAATTGATTCCAGGAATGTAGAAATACTGCTGTATATACTGATGATACTGATCGTCGGGATCAACTGTTATAATCTGGCTGCCTTTGCAATGCTTTCGCCTTTTTAA
- a CDS encoding ABC transporter ATP-binding protein: MADKKIKIQVDHLTKRFGDLTVLDDISFDVEEGEFLCIVGPTGCGKTTFLNSVTKLYDITAGQILVNGEEVNLQKHNISYIFQEFSAMPWLTIEQNVEFGLDIKKVPKAEKKELADEMLEIVGLSDFRNFYPQQVSTSMNQRIGIARAFATKPEILLMDEPYGQLDIDLRFKLEDELVKLWKKTGTTVLFITHNVEEAVYLSEHIMVLTNKPCHVKTVIENTLPRPRDVMSLEFVKLRDHVTEMIKWW, encoded by the coding sequence ATGGCTGATAAAAAAATTAAAATTCAGGTAGATCATCTGACGAAAAGGTTTGGGGATCTTACAGTCCTGGATGATATCTCGTTCGATGTGGAGGAAGGGGAATTCCTCTGTATTGTCGGGCCAACCGGATGTGGAAAGACCACTTTTCTGAACAGTGTAACGAAACTGTACGATATCACTGCCGGACAGATCCTTGTAAACGGCGAGGAGGTCAATCTGCAAAAGCACAATATTTCATACATATTTCAGGAGTTTTCAGCGATGCCGTGGCTTACAATCGAACAGAATGTCGAATTTGGTCTGGATATCAAAAAAGTTCCGAAGGCGGAGAAAAAGGAACTGGCAGATGAGATGCTGGAAATCGTAGGATTGTCTGATTTTCGTAATTTCTATCCGCAGCAGGTCTCGACAAGTATGAACCAGAGGATTGGAATCGCGCGTGCATTTGCTACGAAGCCGGAAATTCTGTTGATGGATGAACCGTATGGACAGCTGGATATTGATCTGCGTTTTAAGCTGGAGGATGAACTTGTAAAACTGTGGAAAAAGACCGGGACTACCGTTTTGTTTATTACGCATAATGTGGAGGAGGCAGTTTACCTGAGTGAACATATCATGGTGCTGACGAATAAACCGTGTCATGTGAAAACTGTGATAGAAAATACGCTGCCCAGGCCGCGGGATGTCATGTCCCTTGAGTTTGTAAAATTGAGAGATCATGTGACAGAAATGATTAAATGGTGGTGA
- a CDS encoding ABC transporter ATP-binding protein encodes MEQTRKIDENFIMLKHVDKEFEKVKEGGVFKVVWDLNLNVRENEFLVLFGPGQCGKTTILNMIAGFQEPTAGTIEMKGKGIHGPAPSRGMVFQNLAIFPWLTVMGNVEYGLRMKGVDKKTRRERAQYYIDLVGLKGFENHYPIQISGGMKQRVGIARAYCNEPDVILMDEPFGALDAQTRYLMQDEIIRIWEAEKRTVIFVTNNIEEAVYVADRIIVIRNCPTNVKAEYEINLPRPRSYIDPEFLELRREINSVVDHTL; translated from the coding sequence ATGGAACAAACGCGGAAGATAGATGAGAACTTTATTATGCTGAAACATGTGGATAAAGAATTTGAAAAAGTCAAAGAGGGAGGCGTATTTAAAGTTGTTTGGGATCTCAATCTTAATGTCAGAGAAAATGAATTCCTGGTACTGTTCGGCCCGGGACAATGCGGGAAGACCACAATTTTAAATATGATCGCAGGTTTCCAGGAGCCGACTGCTGGTACGATTGAAATGAAAGGAAAAGGGATTCATGGACCGGCCCCTTCCAGGGGCATGGTGTTTCAAAATCTTGCCATATTCCCGTGGCTGACCGTCATGGGAAATGTGGAATACGGTCTGCGGATGAAAGGGGTAGATAAAAAGACACGCCGCGAAAGGGCACAGTATTATATTGATCTGGTAGGTCTGAAAGGATTTGAGAATCATTACCCCATTCAGATATCCGGAGGCATGAAGCAGCGCGTTGGCATTGCCAGAGCATACTGCAATGAGCCCGATGTGATCCTGATGGATGAACCGTTCGGCGCCCTTGATGCACAGACCCGTTACCTGATGCAGGATGAGATCATCAGGATATGGGAAGCAGAGAAACGGACGGTTATCTTTGTCACGAATAATATTGAGGAGGCGGTCTATGTGGCAGACAGGATCATTGTGATTCGCAACTGCCCTACCAATGTAAAAGCGGAGTATGAGATCAATCTGCCGAGGCCAAGAAGCTATATTGATCCTGAATTTCTGGAGCTGCGCCGCGAGATCAACAGTGTTGTGGATCATACGCTTTAA
- a CDS encoding ABC transporter permease: MTLRKAKFWQKLAAGVISFAVLIMIWQLAAMNPTFSQVMPGPFEVLRKFFGSFVEPIGKNVMVYHVLITLSRWAVGFITATVLGIALGLAMGWYPKFESFMRPLFELVRPIPTLAWIPLVILWCGIGEFAKYTLVFIGAFMSIVQNAYHGAKSVDHSIVDAAQMLGCNNRQLFFTIVIPASVPAISAGLQIGVASAWSSVVAAELVRSSSGIGWIVVTGQQNNNMTQILVGILVIAVIGLILALLIRKVEDVLCRWNKRGR, translated from the coding sequence ATGACTTTGAGAAAAGCGAAATTCTGGCAGAAGCTGGCCGCGGGGGTGATATCTTTTGCGGTTCTGATCATGATTTGGCAGCTGGCGGCCATGAACCCTACTTTCAGTCAGGTAATGCCCGGACCGTTTGAAGTTCTGCGTAAATTTTTCGGATCATTTGTAGAACCGATAGGGAAAAATGTCATGGTTTACCATGTGCTGATCACGCTGTCAAGATGGGCAGTAGGATTTATCACGGCGACAGTACTGGGAATTGCACTGGGACTTGCGATGGGATGGTATCCGAAGTTTGAATCCTTTATGCGGCCTCTTTTTGAACTGGTCCGCCCGATACCCACGCTTGCGTGGATTCCGCTGGTGATCCTGTGGTGTGGAATCGGTGAATTTGCGAAATATACACTGGTATTCATAGGAGCTTTTATGAGCATTGTGCAGAATGCCTATCACGGAGCCAAGTCTGTAGATCATTCCATCGTAGATGCAGCGCAGATGCTCGGCTGCAATAACCGGCAGCTGTTTTTCACAATCGTCATTCCGGCTTCTGTACCGGCAATATCGGCGGGGCTTCAGATCGGCGTGGCTTCGGCATGGTCGTCTGTCGTAGCAGCAGAGCTGGTCCGCTCATCGAGCGGTATCGGATGGATCGTGGTGACAGGACAGCAAAACAACAACATGACACAGATTCTGGTGGGAATCCTGGTCATTGCGGTGATCGGACTGATATTGGCACTGTTGATAAGGAAAGTTGAGGATGTGTTATGCAGATGGAACAAACGCGGAAGATAG